One Methanocaldococcus villosus KIN24-T80 genomic window carries:
- a CDS encoding glycosyltransferase family 2 protein: MIAVIPAYNEERNIIKVLKDLNDLGIDAIVIDDGSTDNTYKVVEDFSKKAKIKIYLIKNEKNLGKAKSIKKGTELALSLGYELIIYMDGDYQHKPKDIIKLYNKLNKCNADAVFGVRKYKKIPFHRKIMNVIASFLTSLAIMVYTKKIIFFRDIQCGFRIIKANFLKDVEFGEGYAVEHLIALQLVKKGAKIVEEYVDVDYHDEAISYITHKKILNVIRQIIKFVFFR, from the coding sequence ATGATTGCAGTAATACCTGCCTATAATGAGGAGAGGAATATTATAAAAGTATTGAAAGATTTAAATGATTTAGGTATTGATGCCATTGTCATTGATGATGGATCTACAGATAACACTTATAAAGTAGTTGAAGATTTTTCAAAAAAAGCTAAAATAAAGATTTATTTAATTAAAAATGAAAAAAATCTTGGAAAAGCTAAATCTATTAAAAAAGGTACTGAATTAGCTTTATCTTTAGGATATGAATTGATAATCTATATGGATGGAGATTACCAACATAAACCAAAAGATATAATTAAGCTTTATAATAAATTAAATAAATGTAATGCTGATGCAGTGTTTGGAGTTAGGAAATATAAAAAAATTCCCTTTCATAGAAAAATAATGAATGTAATAGCATCTTTTTTAACTTCTTTAGCTATAATGGTTTATACAAAAAAAATTATATTTTTTAGAGATATACAGTGTGGTTTTAGAATAATAAAAGCTAATTTCTTGAAGGATGTTGAGTTTGGTGAAGGTTATGCAGTAGAACATTTAATAGCTTTACAGTTAGTAAAGAAAGGAGCTAAGATAGTGGAGGAATATGTTGATGTTGATTATCATGATGAAGCTATATCTTATATAACACACAAAAAGATTTTAAATGTTATCAGACAAATAATAAAATTTGTATTTTTTAGGTGA
- the nikR gene encoding nickel-responsive transcriptional regulator NikR has protein sequence MADMERISVSLPSKLLKEFDEIIAERGYASRSEAIRDAIRDYIIKHKWIQSLEGERAGAINIIYNHHENDVMEKLTEIQHDYNDIIVATLHIHLDKDHCLETVLVRGDAKKIKELTNKISALKGVKQVKLSIMVPEGHIPE, from the coding sequence ATGGCAGATATGGAAAGAATAAGTGTTTCATTACCATCAAAGCTGTTGAAGGAGTTTGATGAAATTATTGCTGAAAGGGGATATGCTAGTAGAAGTGAAGCTATAAGAGATGCAATAAGAGATTATATAATAAAACATAAGTGGATTCAAAGTTTAGAGGGAGAGAGGGCTGGAGCTATAAATATTATTTATAATCATCATGAAAATGATGTTATGGAAAAACTGACTGAAATACAGCATGATTATAATGACATTATTGTAGCTACTTTACACATACATTTAGATAAAGATCACTGTTTAGAGACAGTATTAGTTAGAGGAGATGCTAAAAAAATAAAAGAGCTAACAAATAAGATTTCTGCATTAAAGGGAGTTAAGCAAGTAAAATTAAGTATTATGGTTCCAGAAGGTCACATTCCTGAATAA
- a CDS encoding archaeosine biosynthesis radical SAM protein RaSEA — translation MKPIAVWLKDEIYHDFSIGKCLVIILKTIGCSYNRCIFCSYKEDASKDIKEEEIIGQFDHALKKYNLEELDSFSVKIFTSGSFLDDREVSKRVRRYIYERLSQYKNLKEFSIESRAEYITEDKLDEMRKYLSCHIDIGLGIETFNEELRELLNKGLKCEDIVKAIRIAKKYDVGIKAYLLIKPPFLTERDAIKDAISSAKKAFELGCSRISFCPITIHKNTVLEYLWKKGQYRPPFLWSVLEIIRSVKEHYPKKIIVCDTTAFGLKRGAHNIIGCGCNKIIKENIEKFNLYQTLDLLDVECECKKVYESYIIAENKNIVPFIQECDLLEP, via the coding sequence ATGAAACCTATAGCAGTTTGGTTAAAGGATGAGATATATCATGATTTTTCTATAGGTAAGTGTTTAGTTATAATATTGAAAACTATTGGTTGCTCATATAACAGATGTATTTTTTGCTCATATAAAGAAGATGCTTCAAAGGATATAAAGGAAGAAGAAATAATTGGTCAGTTTGATCATGCTTTAAAAAAGTATAATTTAGAAGAATTAGATAGTTTTAGTGTAAAGATATTCACATCAGGGAGTTTTTTGGATGACAGAGAAGTTAGTAAGAGAGTTAGAAGATATATATATGAAAGATTAAGCCAATATAAAAACTTAAAGGAGTTTTCTATAGAATCTAGGGCAGAGTATATAACAGAGGATAAACTGGATGAGATGAGAAAATATCTAAGTTGTCATATTGATATTGGTTTGGGTATAGAAACATTTAATGAAGAGCTTAGGGAATTGTTAAATAAAGGATTAAAGTGTGAGGATATTGTTAAAGCTATAAGAATTGCTAAAAAATATGATGTAGGGATAAAGGCATATTTGTTAATTAAACCACCATTTTTAACTGAAAGAGATGCTATAAAGGATGCTATTTCTTCAGCTAAAAAGGCCTTTGAGTTAGGATGTTCAAGAATCTCTTTCTGTCCAATTACAATACATAAAAATACAGTTTTAGAATATTTATGGAAGAAAGGTCAATATAGACCTCCATTTCTGTGGAGTGTTTTAGAGATTATAAGAAGTGTCAAAGAACATTATCCTAAAAAAATTATTGTCTGTGATACTACAGCTTTTGGTTTAAAAAGAGGAGCTCATAATATAATAGGATGTGGTTGTAATAAGATAATAAAAGAGAATATAGAAAAATTTAACCTATATCAAACTTTGGATCTTTTAGATGTTGAATGTGAATGTAAAAAAGTCTATGAAAGTTATATAATAGCTGAAAATAAAAATATTGTACCATTTATTCAGGAATGTGACCTTCTGGAACCATAA
- a CDS encoding DUF2121 family protein, with protein MSLVICYYGNNGAVMAGDRRQMFFKGPEEKRKILEEKLYSGEIQNEEDLYKLADDLGVKVIIEDNREKVRKIGNTLVGEVRSIGLEAKRRRVYATKGKCMILEILGDVITDRMLKNGAGLIVFGNRYLKNKAEKILKNVAKDFPKMDIDEVGKVIKDVFERFKEHPTISREYDIYVTKNIDINFEKTVEEDINKLFKYREDIRKKMIDFGKVMSIVNKIVKNGEVGVIKEGKLHLYDQYIAIDKISPNFKTFRIIDVKGDVEDGDIVVIENGDMKIKNKGIKVMTDYIICYK; from the coding sequence GTGTCTTTAGTGATTTGCTACTATGGAAATAATGGAGCAGTAATGGCAGGAGATAGAAGGCAGATGTTTTTTAAAGGTCCTGAAGAGAAAAGAAAAATTTTAGAGGAAAAGCTTTATAGTGGAGAAATTCAGAATGAGGAAGATCTTTATAAATTAGCAGATGATTTAGGAGTAAAGGTTATTATAGAAGATAATAGAGAAAAGGTTAGAAAGATAGGAAACACTTTAGTAGGTGAAGTTAGGAGTATAGGCTTAGAAGCAAAAAGAAGGAGGGTTTATGCAACTAAAGGAAAATGTATGATTTTAGAGATATTAGGAGATGTTATAACAGACAGGATGTTAAAAAATGGGGCAGGATTAATAGTTTTTGGAAATAGATATTTGAAAAATAAAGCTGAAAAAATATTAAAAAATGTAGCAAAGGATTTTCCAAAGATGGATATTGATGAGGTAGGAAAAGTTATTAAAGATGTTTTTGAGAGATTTAAAGAACATCCTACAATTAGTAGAGAATATGATATTTATGTAACTAAAAATATTGATATTAACTTTGAAAAAACTGTTGAAGAAGATATAAACAAACTATTTAAATATAGAGAAGACATAAGAAAAAAGATGATAGACTTTGGAAAAGTTATGAGTATTGTTAATAAGATTGTTAAGAATGGAGAGGTTGGAGTTATAAAAGAAGGAAAGTTGCATTTATATGACCAATACATTGCTATTGATAAAATATCCCCAAATTTCAAAACTTTTAGGATTATTGATGTAAAAGGGGATGTTGAAGATGGAGATATTGTTGTTATTGAAAATGGAGATATGAAAATAAAAAATAAAGGTATTAAAGTTATGACAGATTATATTATTTGCTATAAATAA
- the minD gene encoding septum site-determining protein MinD, which yields MAIAIAIASGKGGTGKTTIAANLAVALAKFGKKVAVLDADIAMANLELIMGLEGKPITLNDVLAGKADIREAIYKGPEGVLVIPAGVSLEKFRRANPEKLKDVLKEIHDLVEILIIDCPAGIGKETLIAISSADGLIVVVNPEISSISDALKLIAITKRLGTEIIGAIVNRVSNESTELSIKAIETILEVKVIGVVPEDPHVRKAAAFGTPLVVMYPDSPAAQAIMEIAAKLIGVEYTPKIKESKKESFITRFLKGLFGGR from the coding sequence ATGGCAATTGCTATTGCAATAGCTTCTGGTAAAGGAGGTACTGGAAAAACTACAATAGCTGCTAACTTAGCTGTAGCTCTTGCAAAATTTGGAAAAAAGGTAGCTGTCTTGGACGCAGATATTGCTATGGCTAATCTTGAGCTTATAATGGGTTTGGAGGGAAAGCCAATAACATTAAATGATGTACTAGCTGGAAAGGCAGATATTAGAGAGGCAATTTATAAAGGACCTGAGGGAGTTTTAGTTATACCAGCTGGAGTATCATTAGAAAAATTTAGGAGAGCTAATCCAGAAAAATTAAAGGATGTTTTAAAAGAGATTCATGATTTAGTGGAGATATTAATTATTGACTGTCCAGCAGGAATTGGAAAAGAAACATTAATAGCAATATCATCTGCTGATGGGTTAATTGTTGTAGTTAATCCAGAGATATCATCTATTTCAGATGCTTTAAAATTAATAGCTATAACAAAAAGGTTAGGAACAGAAATAATAGGGGCTATAGTTAATAGAGTTTCAAATGAGAGTACTGAGCTTAGTATTAAAGCTATTGAAACTATTTTAGAGGTTAAAGTTATAGGAGTAGTGCCAGAAGATCCTCATGTAAGAAAAGCTGCTGCTTTTGGTACTCCATTGGTTGTAATGTATCCTGATTCTCCTGCAGCTCAGGCTATCATGGAAATAGCTGCAAAGTTAATAGGTGTTGAATATACACCAAAAATAAAGGAAAGTAAAAAAGAATCATTTATAACAAGATTTCTTAAAGGGTTATTTGGAGGGAGATGA